The following are encoded together in the Planococcus antarcticus DSM 14505 genome:
- the sufU gene encoding Fe-S cluster assembly sulfur transfer protein SufU, with the protein MLDDLYRHVIMEHYRRKRNFQELRGNRIRKVHFKNPTCGDVMTLYLDIEQDHVNKAAFIGEGCSISMASASMMTELIENKSIKEIASLRNAFEVLIRRGEKTTAIDLGDSLSLEGVHKLKARHNCALMTWQALDKLLKENQDYNLNTSQLMDK; encoded by the coding sequence ATGCTTGATGACTTGTATCGCCATGTTATCATGGAGCATTATCGGCGAAAAAGAAATTTCCAAGAATTACGGGGAAATAGGATTCGAAAGGTGCACTTCAAAAACCCCACGTGCGGCGATGTCATGACATTGTATTTAGATATAGAACAAGACCATGTGAATAAAGCGGCTTTTATTGGCGAGGGCTGTAGTATAAGCATGGCCTCAGCCTCTATGATGACAGAACTGATTGAAAATAAATCAATTAAAGAGATTGCATCTCTAAGAAATGCATTTGAAGTTTTAATTCGGCGGGGAGAAAAGACAACAGCAATAGACTTAGGCGATAGCTTATCGCTAGAAGGTGTGCATAAATTGAAAGCCCGACATAATTGTGCATTGATGACTTGGCAGGCACTCGATAAACTATTAAAAGAAAACCAAGACTATAACTTAAATACCTCCCAGTTAATGGATAAATAA
- a CDS encoding helix-turn-helix domain-containing protein, with protein sequence MRTNEVVIEKVKIWLQENGKSHQWLAEELNISKALVGHMLSGNRTIQPKRIPELAKVLGLSVNELMEDSSLNSKRLVVQLRGTTSNRRSKQEVEELLFAIEDYLGLKRGQKNGS encoded by the coding sequence ATGAGAACAAATGAAGTAGTGATTGAAAAAGTAAAGATTTGGCTCCAAGAAAATGGGAAGTCCCATCAATGGTTAGCTGAAGAACTAAACATAAGCAAAGCATTAGTTGGCCATATGCTGTCGGGTAATCGAACGATTCAACCAAAAAGAATCCCTGAGTTAGCAAAAGTACTTGGTTTGTCGGTGAACGAACTGATGGAAGACAGCTCTCTTAACTCAAAACGGTTGGTTGTCCAGTTGAGAGGAACAACGTCCAACCGACGCTCCAAGCAAGAAGTGGAAGAGTTGCTATTCGCAATTGAAGATTATCTTGGGTTGAAGCGTGGGCAAAAAAATGGATCGTAA
- a CDS encoding ImmA/IrrE family metallo-endopeptidase, whose protein sequence is MDRKKQAEAIAEAFAADFLEETTANAIFIGSHIERILASKAKVIYQYVEDPTYYGAAVSHESGAQFIALNTFHPLRVRYFTAAHELWHLSEASQLQDEDFDHERAADRFAAAIMLPKAIMKDLWLQFKKLYEPKEAIILIADFSEVPYEAVVRRLKELGISLIGVSFTEEEWKNERVKLDLSESTLDFPQPFERFTAYEHVVEDALEKGVVDSLAASHKLKKYNSQLAKKLQEQEMKRVAEEEQHET, encoded by the coding sequence ATGGATCGTAAAAAACAGGCAGAAGCGATTGCAGAGGCGTTTGCAGCTGATTTTTTAGAAGAAACCACTGCTAATGCGATATTTATTGGTTCACATATCGAACGAATACTCGCTAGTAAAGCAAAAGTGATTTACCAATATGTAGAAGATCCTACTTATTACGGGGCAGCCGTCAGTCACGAATCGGGAGCTCAATTTATCGCGCTCAATACGTTTCATCCGTTGCGGGTGCGGTATTTTACGGCAGCGCATGAGCTTTGGCATTTGTCTGAAGCTAGCCAGTTACAGGACGAAGATTTTGATCACGAACGCGCAGCTGATCGCTTTGCCGCAGCAATCATGTTGCCGAAGGCAATAATGAAGGATTTATGGCTTCAGTTCAAGAAGTTATATGAGCCGAAAGAAGCCATTATTCTCATTGCAGATTTTTCGGAAGTTCCTTATGAAGCCGTGGTTCGTCGGTTGAAAGAATTAGGAATTTCCCTTATTGGAGTTTCCTTTACTGAAGAGGAATGGAAGAACGAACGAGTAAAGTTGGACTTGTCTGAGAGCACGTTAGATTTTCCGCAACCGTTTGAACGTTTTACCGCCTATGAGCACGTTGTCGAAGATGCTCTTGAAAAAGGAGTCGTTGATTCTTTGGCCGCATCCCATAAACTAAAGAAGTACAACAGCCAGTTGGCGAAAAAATTGCAGGAACAAGAAATGAAGCGTGTCGCAGAGGAAGAACAGCATGAAACGTAA
- a CDS encoding (2Fe-2S) ferredoxin domain-containing protein — protein sequence MATWDLQTTEHHVLICNGGSCNQFGAEELTQAIRSEISRRELDGTIHTTRTRCNGRCHDKCVVIDYPKGIWYKDLKPEDAHLFVDSLHANENFSTKISHSFNGEVFERSTGVVKGVAKDSEKVSKASK from the coding sequence ATGGCTACTTGGGATCTACAAACCACGGAACATCATGTTCTTATATGCAACGGTGGAAGCTGCAACCAATTTGGAGCTGAAGAATTAACACAAGCAATTCGATCTGAAATTTCTCGCCGAGAGTTGGACGGTACTATTCACACTACCCGTACTCGGTGCAATGGACGATGTCATGACAAATGTGTTGTTATCGATTATCCCAAAGGCATATGGTATAAGGACTTAAAGCCAGAGGATGCCCATCTCTTTGTTGATTCTCTTCATGCAAATGAAAATTTTTCAACGAAAATAAGCCATTCTTTTAATGGCGAGGTTTTCGAGCGCTCAACGGGTGTCGTTAAAGGTGTTGCTAAAGATAGCGAAAAAGTAAGTAAGGCATCAAAATAA
- a CDS encoding CobW family GTP-binding protein translates to MKKVEIIILSGFLGSGKTTFLQKILAKEQQAERKVAVIMNEVGKVSIDSDSVPKETPLKELLNGCVCCTLSGEFEIQIAELLREYDLDVIYIETTGVAHPIEVLDTCLSPLLAEKLKIRSIITLVDAVSWINRKKLRIPLQRLIIEQVKHADIILLNKVDCVSKHTQNCIEEEVRSINPSGKIVPTVFAEVNVNELITSEKLENGEHEKVHVTQHLHIKTYVHTFLHPINQKLFEEFLKAMPDTIYRIKGYIRFTESEETLLFQYSYGMPFHTKAGLKMKNTLVFIGDDIDHDILQKILNDIEKKSILPI, encoded by the coding sequence ATGAAAAAGGTAGAAATAATTATTTTATCCGGCTTTTTAGGGTCCGGGAAAACGACTTTTCTACAAAAAATTCTAGCAAAAGAGCAACAAGCTGAAAGAAAAGTTGCGGTAATTATGAATGAAGTGGGAAAAGTCTCGATTGATTCAGATTCTGTTCCTAAAGAAACACCCTTAAAAGAATTGCTTAACGGCTGTGTCTGCTGCACACTTTCCGGGGAGTTTGAAATACAAATAGCTGAACTCTTGCGCGAATACGATTTAGATGTCATTTATATCGAAACCACTGGAGTGGCCCACCCAATCGAAGTATTGGATACTTGTTTATCTCCTCTTTTAGCTGAGAAACTAAAGATTCGTTCCATTATCACTCTTGTAGATGCTGTTAGCTGGATCAATCGAAAAAAATTAAGGATACCTCTTCAGCGACTTATCATAGAACAAGTAAAACATGCTGATATTATTTTATTGAATAAAGTGGATTGTGTATCTAAGCATACACAGAATTGTATAGAAGAAGAAGTACGCAGTATTAATCCTTCTGGAAAAATTGTTCCAACCGTTTTCGCAGAAGTCAATGTCAATGAACTAATTACTTCCGAGAAACTAGAAAACGGCGAACATGAAAAAGTGCATGTCACCCAACATCTTCATATAAAAACCTATGTCCATACCTTTTTACATCCTATTAATCAGAAGTTATTTGAAGAATTTTTAAAAGCAATGCCAGATACGATCTATCGTATTAAAGGATATATTCGCTTCACTGAGAGTGAAGAAACTCTTCTTTTTCAATATTCATATGGAATGCCCTTTCACACCAAAGCAGGGTTAAAGATGAAAAATACGCTTGTTTTTATCGGGGATGATATTGACCATGATATTCTCCAAAAGATATTGAATGACATAGAGAAAAAAAGTATTCTCCCAATTTGA
- a CDS encoding CobW family GTP-binding protein yields the protein MTLSKPAKIPVTILTGYLGAGKTTLLNRILTEKHNQKVAVIVNEFGEVGIDNQLVVSGDEEILEMNNGCICCTVRGDLIRILRTLTFSMEEGKVKFDRVLIETTGLADPAPVAQTFFMDELLSQKFQVDSIITVVDSKHVTRHLDGNDEAQEQIAFADVLILNKTDLVSEDELNKLEKRISKMNPAAKRIQARNCEINLNTILGINTFDVTRKLEIDPHFLEDHHDHEHDDRVSSVAFIETKPLDLIKVEQWMSYLVREKGEDLLRYKGILSIRGIDERIVFQGLHMLFSGHPGRKWKENESRLSELVFIGKNLDKGELERQFKDCIANDPVATTTK from the coding sequence ATGACTTTATCAAAACCGGCTAAAATTCCTGTTACTATTTTGACAGGCTATCTTGGCGCAGGGAAAACCACCCTTTTAAATCGGATACTAACGGAAAAGCACAATCAAAAGGTTGCGGTCATTGTCAATGAGTTTGGAGAAGTAGGAATAGATAATCAGCTAGTTGTTAGTGGAGACGAGGAAATTCTAGAAATGAACAATGGCTGTATCTGTTGTACTGTTCGTGGTGATTTAATTCGGATTTTGCGCACGTTAACTTTTTCCATGGAAGAAGGAAAAGTGAAATTCGATCGTGTCTTAATTGAAACTACGGGCTTAGCTGACCCAGCCCCAGTGGCCCAAACTTTCTTCATGGATGAATTGCTTTCACAAAAGTTCCAAGTAGACAGCATTATCACTGTTGTAGATAGTAAACATGTTACAAGGCATCTGGACGGAAATGATGAGGCTCAAGAGCAAATTGCTTTTGCAGATGTTCTCATTTTAAATAAAACGGATTTAGTATCAGAAGACGAATTGAATAAACTAGAGAAAAGAATTTCGAAAATGAACCCTGCTGCTAAGCGTATTCAGGCTCGAAATTGCGAAATCAATTTAAATACTATCTTGGGCATCAACACATTTGATGTGACTCGGAAGCTTGAAATTGATCCTCATTTTTTGGAAGATCATCACGATCATGAGCATGATGATAGAGTGTCTTCCGTTGCTTTTATAGAAACTAAACCCCTCGATTTAATTAAAGTAGAGCAATGGATGAGTTACTTGGTACGTGAAAAGGGAGAGGACCTCTTACGATATAAAGGGATTCTTTCTATTAGGGGTATAGACGAAAGAATCGTCTTTCAGGGTCTTCATATGTTATTTTCAGGACATCCTGGTCGCAAATGGAAAGAAAATGAATCAAGACTAAGTGAGCTTGTGTTTATTGGGAAAAATTTAGACAAAGGAGAACTGGAAAGGCAATTCAAAGATTGTATAGCAAATGACCCCGTGGCTACTACCACAAAATAA
- a CDS encoding aminoglycoside phosphotransferase family protein produces MYISAIMTHLAEEKILPAANWDITALNGGTTSEVYRLDQENSMIYILKINKEKVTQAEAEFLLAYEHVSLLPNLVTVDRTYLYMIYTYIPGSTTTFNTCKKELLQTLVIDFINHYQTISSPEAWGWQNASVSSWGKFLSEEVLVATESLRPYLKKENMTIIPPSFTELTNSHLQQMPYLLHGDCGDHNFIIREEKLVGVIDPTPIFGWPHYDLIYAFFSSPHDVTKEALDFAIDRLIVKVPNNKQFYGEVLIILYQRLAICRKHHPADWQAYLEIWNYWNTIVNSQ; encoded by the coding sequence ATGTACATTTCAGCAATCATGACTCACTTGGCGGAAGAGAAAATTCTTCCTGCTGCGAATTGGGATATCACAGCACTGAATGGCGGAACGACGAGTGAGGTTTATCGTCTTGACCAAGAAAATAGCATGATCTATATCCTCAAAATAAACAAAGAAAAGGTGACTCAAGCAGAAGCTGAATTTCTTTTGGCGTATGAGCATGTTTCTCTACTGCCAAATTTAGTAACTGTCGATCGTACATATCTGTATATGATCTATACATATATTCCTGGGTCAACCACCACATTCAACACCTGCAAAAAAGAGTTGCTTCAAACATTAGTGATCGACTTCATAAACCACTATCAAACTATTTCATCTCCTGAAGCCTGGGGCTGGCAAAATGCGTCAGTGAGCTCATGGGGGAAATTTCTATCGGAAGAAGTATTGGTGGCAACAGAAAGTCTGAGACCCTACTTGAAGAAGGAAAATATGACTATTATACCGCCTTCTTTTACTGAACTAACTAACAGCCACCTACAACAAATGCCTTATTTGCTGCACGGAGATTGTGGAGATCATAATTTTATCATCCGTGAAGAAAAGCTAGTTGGTGTCATCGATCCAACACCAATTTTCGGGTGGCCACATTACGATTTAATTTATGCTTTCTTTTCGTCTCCGCACGATGTAACGAAAGAAGCATTGGATTTCGCCATCGATAGATTAATAGTGAAAGTGCCCAATAACAAACAGTTTTACGGAGAAGTGCTCATCATTTTGTATCAACGATTGGCAATCTGCAGGAAGCACCATCCTGCTGATTGGCAGGCCTATCTTGAGATTTGGAATTACTGGAACACAATCGTCAACAGCCAGTAA
- a CDS encoding LysR family transcriptional regulator has product MDQRLEVFLKVIEKKNFSRAAEALHMTQPAVSQYIRSLEESTGVKLMERTNKYVRLNKAGEIVFHHAVEIKELYAKMNHLLEDLTHKASGSIAIGASYTFGEYLLPRIIAEAKEQYPDIKPTVTIGNTTTIAGLVLSHQLDVGIVEGHFKGVQELKTEPFAEDRMVIVAPSDHFLTHRKEPIKMEELIEETWILRELGSGTREATENVFEQFSISPQSIMHFSSTQPIKAMVEAGMGISLLSEWAIQKELRYGDIKVLDVKEMPYTRDFSIVTRSPFQTKALSAFLDLLRSHKELTDFKIL; this is encoded by the coding sequence ATGGATCAGCGATTAGAAGTATTTCTCAAGGTAATCGAAAAGAAGAATTTTTCCAGAGCAGCCGAAGCGTTGCACATGACACAACCAGCCGTTAGTCAATATATTCGGTCATTAGAAGAATCGACAGGAGTCAAGTTGATGGAACGAACCAATAAATACGTCAGGCTAAACAAAGCAGGTGAAATTGTTTTTCACCATGCTGTTGAAATTAAAGAACTTTATGCAAAAATGAATCATCTTCTTGAAGATTTGACCCATAAAGCGAGCGGGTCGATTGCGATCGGTGCTAGTTATACATTCGGCGAATACTTGTTGCCACGCATTATTGCAGAAGCAAAAGAGCAATATCCAGACATTAAACCGACCGTCACCATTGGCAACACAACAACGATTGCAGGTCTCGTACTTAGTCACCAGCTGGATGTCGGTATAGTAGAAGGTCATTTCAAAGGGGTACAGGAATTGAAGACTGAACCGTTTGCGGAAGATCGCATGGTCATCGTTGCTCCATCTGATCATTTTCTAACACATCGCAAAGAGCCAATAAAGATGGAAGAGTTGATAGAGGAAACATGGATTTTAAGAGAACTTGGCTCAGGTACGAGAGAAGCGACAGAAAATGTCTTTGAGCAATTTTCGATATCCCCACAGTCCATCATGCATTTCAGCAGTACTCAGCCAATCAAAGCCATGGTCGAGGCCGGTATGGGAATCAGCCTGCTGTCGGAATGGGCGATTCAAAAAGAGCTGCGCTATGGGGACATAAAAGTCTTGGACGTTAAAGAAATGCCTTACACACGAGACTTTTCTATCGTTACTAGGTCGCCGTTCCAGACCAAAGCTCTTTCTGCATTCCTTGATTTGCTGAGAAGTCATAAGGAGTTGACTGATTTCAAAATTCTCTAA
- a CDS encoding YeiH family protein has translation MSTYQNKLNRFNLPPSSPEIAWLGGVAFTFLLAFVGYLLAQVPGFDQIGQLACAIIIAVFYRQIFSYPSAIRSGITFSSKRLLRVAIILYGLKLNIDTVLSDGLWLLVRDIGVITFAILMTIWLAKRFKADQTISLLLGVGTGVCGAAAIAAIAPIIKAKDEDTAIGVGIIALMGTIFAISYTIIRPFLPLDDIEYGMWVGISLHEIAHVALAGAPAGEDGLAVALLGKLGRVFLLVPLCFIFIFMMKRKNKDLKTTAKVEFPWFLLGFISLSILGSYVFGPVIPFPDALRDFVSTWTTWLLAAAMVGLGLNVSLRDLRERALLPLAAMTITSILLSILTYFIV, from the coding sequence ATGTCTACCTATCAAAATAAACTGAATCGTTTCAACTTACCTCCGTCTTCACCGGAAATTGCTTGGCTAGGCGGTGTAGCATTTACATTTTTGCTCGCTTTTGTTGGGTATCTATTAGCACAAGTACCTGGCTTTGATCAGATTGGCCAATTGGCCTGTGCCATTATCATCGCAGTTTTCTACCGGCAAATTTTCAGTTATCCCAGTGCCATTCGCTCAGGCATCACATTTTCTTCCAAACGTTTGTTGCGTGTTGCCATTATTCTATACGGATTAAAATTAAATATTGATACAGTCTTGAGCGATGGACTGTGGTTGCTTGTACGGGATATTGGCGTTATTACTTTTGCTATTTTGATGACTATTTGGCTAGCAAAACGCTTTAAAGCCGATCAAACTATTTCCTTGCTGCTCGGCGTTGGCACCGGGGTTTGTGGAGCGGCTGCGATTGCAGCGATTGCCCCAATCATCAAAGCAAAAGACGAAGATACTGCGATTGGCGTCGGCATCATTGCATTAATGGGGACTATATTCGCTATTTCTTATACCATCATTCGTCCATTTTTGCCGCTTGACGACATCGAATACGGCATGTGGGTCGGCATCAGCCTTCATGAAATTGCCCATGTCGCATTAGCCGGGGCTCCGGCTGGAGAAGACGGACTCGCTGTGGCTTTATTAGGCAAACTGGGCCGCGTCTTCTTACTTGTTCCTCTTTGCTTTATCTTTATTTTCATGATGAAGCGGAAAAACAAAGATCTGAAAACTACTGCGAAGGTTGAATTCCCATGGTTCCTACTTGGTTTTATCTCACTCAGTATTTTAGGAAGTTATGTCTTTGGTCCCGTTATTCCTTTCCCTGATGCGTTGCGTGACTTCGTGTCGACATGGACTACTTGGTTACTGGCAGCTGCAATGGTTGGACTTGGCTTGAATGTTAGCCTGCGAGATTTGCGTGAACGTGCCTTATTGCCGCTTGCCGCTATGACCATTACGTCAATTTTATTATCGATCCTTACGTATTTTATCGTTTGA
- a CDS encoding IS3 family transposase (programmed frameshift), with the protein MTQKRRTFSAEFKKQVVALHAGGKSRVDIVREYDLTASALDRWIAQFNRTGSFEEKDNRSPLEAELLAYKKRNKQLEMEVDIFKASSADHGTKIEIIQQNQHLYSVSAMCNVLQIARSTFYYETSVSVEKERQKARAEQELKDEIWAIFHENRRVYGTRKLKEELKIRKNWIVSRRRIGRLMATLGIQSKYALPSYKPMVTPPNEATYRNVLNREFNPTEKSAVLVSDLTYVKVGGRWNYICFLLDLYNREIVGYSLGERKDAALVQRAFATVKSDLGAVNIFHTDRGSEFKNAGIDALLETHQIERSLSQKGNPYDNAVAEATFKILKTELINGMHFESLNQLSLELFDYVHWYNHIRLHGSLGYTSPVTYRNAALKKVV; encoded by the exons ATGACCCAAAAGAGACGCACATTTTCTGCAGAATTTAAAAAACAGGTGGTTGCACTGCACGCAGGTGGAAAAAGCCGGGTAGATATTGTCCGAGAATATGACCTAACGGCTTCCGCACTCGATCGATGGATTGCCCAATTCAATCGAACGGGTTCATTCGAAGAGAAGGATAATCGAAGCCCGCTGGAGGCAGAATTACTTGCCTACAAGAAACGAAACAAACAGTTGGAGATGGAAGTGGATATTT TTAAAGCAAGCAGCGCTGATCATGGGACGAAAATAGAGATCATTCAACAGAATCAACACCTCTATTCGGTATCAGCAATGTGTAATGTCCTGCAAATCGCTCGCAGTACTTTTTACTATGAAACGTCCGTTTCAGTAGAAAAAGAACGCCAAAAAGCTCGAGCAGAACAAGAATTAAAAGATGAAATCTGGGCAATCTTTCATGAGAATCGCCGTGTCTATGGGACGCGTAAACTGAAAGAAGAACTGAAGATCAGAAAGAATTGGATCGTCTCGAGACGTCGTATTGGACGCCTCATGGCGACACTTGGCATCCAATCGAAATACGCACTGCCTTCGTACAAGCCGATGGTTACGCCTCCTAACGAAGCAACGTATCGAAACGTATTAAACCGTGAATTCAATCCAACAGAGAAAAGTGCCGTATTGGTTAGTGACTTAACGTACGTGAAGGTTGGCGGCCGGTGGAATTATATTTGTTTCCTTCTCGATCTCTATAACCGTGAAATTGTCGGGTACAGTCTGGGTGAGCGAAAAGACGCTGCTTTAGTTCAGCGTGCCTTCGCGACGGTCAAAAGCGACCTGGGAGCCGTGAACATTTTCCATACAGACCGTGGATCTGAATTTAAAAATGCCGGTATTGATGCCTTACTAGAGACGCATCAAATTGAACGGTCGCTGAGTCAAAAAGGAAACCCTTATGACAATGCGGTGGCAGAAGCTACGTTTAAGATTCTGAAGACGGAACTGATCAACGGCATGCACTTTGAATCCCTTAATCAGCTATCACTTGAGCTATTTGATTACGTCCATTGGTACAATCATATTCGTTTACACGGCAGCTTAGGCTACACCAGCCCTGTCACTTATCGAAACGCAGCCCTTAAAAAAGTTGTTTGA
- a CDS encoding DMT family transporter: MKEKLIFSFLVILTTGLMGSSFVVAKIGLIYISPLLLAGIRFTIAGSIMIFFVLLFKRTHPRNRVTWAKVVLIGAIQTAGVMGAIFLSLRTITSGESAILTFMNPLLVVLIGTLALGMRYRVVQWLGVFVGFAGVFVTMGSHLDIQIGTLLGFLSAVFWAVGTLLIKKWGSAIDIWVLTAYQMLFGGLILLIGSVFLEASYFVLNTASISILLWLSIPASIVQFTIWFYLLQKGDSGKVSAFLFLAPFFGIISGWLVLGEEIGLPLLIGGSLIFVGIFLVNWPEERIPANANLYSDLKQ, from the coding sequence TTGAAAGAAAAACTAATTTTCTCTTTTTTGGTCATCCTTACAACCGGTTTAATGGGTTCTTCTTTTGTAGTTGCTAAGATCGGTTTAATTTACATATCGCCTTTGTTGTTGGCAGGCATACGTTTTACCATAGCCGGCAGCATCATGATTTTCTTTGTGCTGCTGTTTAAAAGAACGCATCCAAGGAATAGAGTCACATGGGCAAAAGTGGTCTTGATTGGTGCCATTCAAACTGCAGGCGTTATGGGCGCTATTTTCCTGAGCTTGCGAACCATTACTTCAGGGGAGTCAGCCATCCTAACTTTCATGAATCCATTGCTGGTAGTATTGATCGGCACACTTGCACTGGGCATGCGATACCGAGTGGTCCAGTGGCTGGGGGTATTCGTCGGATTTGCGGGTGTTTTTGTCACGATGGGAAGCCATTTGGATATTCAAATCGGTACTTTGCTTGGTTTTTTGAGCGCTGTTTTTTGGGCTGTAGGAACGCTGTTGATCAAAAAATGGGGAAGTGCCATTGATATATGGGTCTTAACCGCTTATCAGATGCTGTTTGGGGGCCTCATTTTACTAATTGGCTCGGTTTTCCTAGAAGCATCTTATTTTGTCTTAAACACTGCATCTATTTCAATTCTTTTATGGCTTTCTATTCCAGCTTCGATTGTTCAATTTACAATTTGGTTTTATTTGTTGCAAAAAGGAGATTCCGGCAAGGTCAGTGCTTTCCTCTTTTTAGCTCCTTTTTTCGGCATTATATCTGGATGGCTAGTATTAGGAGAAGAAATCGGCTTGCCTCTTTTAATTGGTGGAAGTTTAATCTTTGTAGGAATTTTTCTTGTCAATTGGCCGGAAGAACGTATACCCGCGAACGCTAATCTTTACAGTGACCTAAAGCAGTAA